CACCTTGGCGGCGGGACAAGTTGCCGGTCGCATGATGGGGCTCAGCGAGAAGCACCTCAAAGACACCATGGGGCTAACAGGAAGCCAAGCAAGTGGACTAATGGAACATTTTGCAGACGGCACATTGGTAAAATCCATGCATCCTGGCTGGGCCGCTCACTCTGGGATTGTCGCAGCCCATCTCGCAAAAAATGGCCTTACCGGTCCCGCGACCGTTCTTGAAGGTCGCAACGGTGTTTACCGAAGCCACGCGCAGGTGGATATCAGCGAATTTGACTTTGAACGCGTGACTGCCGGCATTGGCAAGGAATGGGAGCTTTTGAACACATCATTTAAGCCTTACCCGTGTGTTCATATCGTTCATCCGTTCCTGGATGCATTGCTTCATCTTTATCGAGAGGAGGGCGTGCGACCGGACAACGTTAAGAAAATTATCTGCCCCATTGCTGAGTATATGATCTCAATCTGCTGTGAACCTGCTGATATGAAAACGCGGCCTCAAACTGACTACCACGGTCGGTTTAGTCTGCAATATTCGCTGGGGGCGGCTTTGTATTTTGGGCGTTTGGGTGTGGAAGCGTGCTCGGAAGAGAATATTAAAAATCCTGATCTGCTGGCCCAAGTGGATAAAGTGGAATACATGATCGATCCAGACGCACCCTCAAGCCGTCACTTCAAAGGCTGGGTCAAAATTGAAATGACGGACGGGCGAATTGTCGAACGCGTTGTCGAAGATAATTGGGGCAGCAAGAGCAACCCTATGAGCCCTGCTGATATCAAACAAAAATTCAAGGAGAACGCGGTCCTCGCCATGCCAGAGCAACAGGCGGATCAAATTATCGACTTGGT
This sequence is a window from Rhodospirillaceae bacterium. Protein-coding genes within it:
- a CDS encoding MmgE/PrpD family protein, with amino-acid sequence MSTLSEQFASWIIDVKHTDIPEEVIEDTKLRVLDYLGLILAAYSMPVGKSFRDGVVEMGGGSGATILGFGDTTSPMWATIANGGMSHALDYDDTHNETVNHITGPVATTALSLGEQMNISGQEFLTYVAAGNEVSARIGLGSPIPLLKLGFHPTSVWGTLAAGQVAGRMMGLSEKHLKDTMGLTGSQASGLMEHFADGTLVKSMHPGWAAHSGIVAAHLAKNGLTGPATVLEGRNGVYRSHAQVDISEFDFERVTAGIGKEWELLNTSFKPYPCVHIVHPFLDALLHLYREEGVRPDNVKKIICPIAEYMISICCEPADMKTRPQTDYHGRFSLQYSLGAALYFGRLGVEACSEENIKNPDLLAQVDKVEYMIDPDAPSSRHFKGWVKIEMTDGRIVERVVEDNWGSKSNPMSPADIKQKFKENAVLAMPEQQADQIIDLVERLDELTSIRELVSACVVES